The following is a genomic window from uncultured Umboniibacter sp..
TGGTTGAATTTGAGCAACCCAGTATTCCACAGAACCCTTACCTTTACCCATACGAACTTCTAGGGGCTTATTGGTAATCGGTTTATCAGGGAAAACACGGATCCAAATTTTACCGCCACGCTTAATACGACGAGTCATAGCACGACGTGCTGCCTCGATCTGACGTGCAGTAATTCGACCGCGACCAGTTGCCTTCAAGCCGAATTCGCCGAAGCTAACTTTGCTACCGCGCAGTGCCAAGCCGCGATTGCGACCTTTCATCATCTTGCGGAACTTTGTACGCTTTGGTTGTAACATATGCGTACTCCTTACTTAGCTTTCTTCTTGCCAGTTTTAGCAGGTTTTGCTTCAACTGGTGCGTTATCGCCAATGATTTCGCCTTTGAAAACGTAAACTTTGATGCCGATGATACCGTAGGTAG
Proteins encoded in this region:
- the rplP gene encoding 50S ribosomal protein L16, whose translation is MLQPKRTKFRKMMKGRNRGLALRGSKVSFGEFGLKATGRGRITARQIEAARRAMTRRIKRGGKIWIRVFPDKPITNKPLEVRMGKGKGSVEYWVAQIQPGKVLYEIEGVDEELAREAFRLAAAKLPVATTFVKRQVM